The Actinomycetota bacterium genomic interval AACAAATAACCAGTCTTATTAAGCCGGTCTTATTAAAAAATTCTTTATCTTATTAAAAAATTTTTTAAAGACTGCAGTGTAAAAATCTTAAAACATCTATATTTTCCGGCAATTAATTGTATAAACGACAACAGAATTATCTTAAATACCGGTAAATAGCACTATATGCTACCCGTGAAACCACATCTGCGCCTGCAGAACTGTAATGCATCCCTTCACTAAGATTTTCGCCCGGATTCTGGTTCAGTGGATTTGCAACATCTATTACAGGAACTCCGTATCTGGCTGCAACATTCATAATTATCTGATTAAATACAGGCCAGCTACTTTTGCCTGAATGATATATCGGTCCTACGAGATTTAAAAATACCATTGCTCCGGTTCTTTTTGATTTTTCTATAAGCTGCTCAATGCTGCTTTGGAAACGTCCTGGATCGGAGCCTATATCGTTAGTGCCATAGGCAATAATGATGATTCCGGGATTTAAAGGTGCAATTGTGCTGTCGAAGCGGGCAAGACCCTGAAAAGACATCTCTCCGTTGACAGCGCTTCCTATTACATTATAACCGGAATCTGGAAAAGACGAATTTATCAGGCCGCCCAGTCTCTGAGTCCAATCGGATTTGTTTATCAATGAATCTCCCATTACAACAATATTTTTTCCTGGTGAAGATGTCGGAACAGAAGTCCTTGATCCGGATATTCTTACCTTGCCTGCCTGTATACCGTATTTACTGCATATGTTGGCAAACTCATCAGAATTAACAAAATTTGAAAAGACAAATTCTCTGGAAGAACCTGAGTTTAAAAGTCCCATCCAGTTTTCATATCCGCCCGGATCGGGGCTTCTGTCAAAAAATGCTTTGTACATTACAATAAGGAAT includes:
- a CDS encoding DUF4214 domain-containing protein; the protein is MLNRKKVKIISAVFIIFSVIIFAFPSSVFAENSTGVEGFVTRLYNTCLDRNPDPDGFANWVNNLVTGRITGGRAAYGFIFSDELINKNLNNDEFLIVMYKAFFDRSPDPGGYENWMGLLNSGSSREFVFSNFVNSDEFANICSKYGIQAGKVRISGSRTSVPTSSPGKNIVVMGDSLINKSDWTQRLGGLINSSFPDSGYNVIGSAVNGEMSFQGLARFDSTIAPLNPGIIIIAYGTNDIGSDPGRFQSSIEQLIEKSKRTGAMVFLNLVGPIYHSGKSSWPVFNQIIMNVAARYGVPVIDVANPLNQNPGENLSEGMHYSSAGADVVSRVAYSAIYRYLR